One Lytechinus variegatus isolate NC3 chromosome 11, Lvar_3.0, whole genome shotgun sequence DNA segment encodes these proteins:
- the LOC121423479 gene encoding very low-density lipoprotein receptor-like encodes MLPWAVAFDNRSRTVFWSDAVLDAIFRANIDGTDQRIIVDNLGYPAGLSIDTVNDRIYWTDRELDVVGSSTLNGTDRTVLVNSGLTTPEGITVSTRNNLLFWVDRGDNNNPGTIERVNTAGSQRMTIVSGELDYPTAVSLNHDEDRLYWADFGPGHVASVTINGNDRREHVTKVQGFSFIKPYGLALLGREDKIFYSDHTQKVILEIDKSRRSDQTEITIQGNEGQFRDLTHIFISEFSEVICDPESKSAAPQQPPCPSTPASMTKMTTIVQDSTTTIIVSENPNHTTTIAGSSTMSTPINSTTDGNQDLPQPMFILVISGGSIIGVLIITLIITIGIKIGRDRSPSVESTKSSNAALPDRPPSYLEPDPIRTNINQPSHIYDTPDGSGLYQNTTGVDGGFSETPVIGDSSGYTEPYPYAYSYLDRPESRQTEPPPTYLNGGVWVPGQNRR; translated from the exons ATGTTGCCATGGGCCGTCGCCTTTGACAACAGATCAAGGACTGTTTTCTGGTCAGATGCTGTACTTGACGCCATCTTTAGAGCGAATATCGATGGTACTGATCAGAGGATCATAGTAGATAATTTAGGAT ATCCTGCTGGTCTGTCTATCGACACAGTGAACGACAGAATTTACTGGACAGACCGTGAACTTGATGTGGTAGGATCTTCAACCCTTAACGGCACTGACAGAACTGTATTGGTCAATAGTGGATTAACGACGCCGGAAGGTATCACAGTGTCCACGAGAAACAA CCTTCTGTTTTGGGTTGATCGGGGTGACAATAACAATCCTGGGACAATTGAGCGTGTCAATACCGCAGGTAGCCAACGCATGACGATCGTTTCGGGTGAGCTGGATTATCCAACTGCAGTTTCCCTCAACCACGATG aggaTCGTTTGTACTGGGCAGATTTTGGGCCAGGACATGTGGCGTCTGTAACTATTAATGGTAACGACCGTAGGGAACATGTTACCAAGGTGCAAGGCTTCTCCTTCATCAAACCTTACGGCCTCGCGCTCCTTGGAAGGGAAGATAAGATATTCTACTCGGATCATACTCAGAAGGTCATCTTAGAAATCGACAAGTCGCGAAGAAGTGACCAAACAGAAATAACGATCCAAGGCAACGAAGGTCAATTTCGGGATCTGACGCATATCTTTATTAGCGAATTTTCGGAAG TCATTTGTGATCCAGAATCCAAGTCTGCGGCACCCCAGCAACCGCCGTGTCCATCAACCCCAGCTTCGATGACAAAAATGACGACCATCGTTCAAGATTCCACCACGACGATCATTGTGTCAGAGAACCCCAATCACACGACGACAATAGCCGGGTCCTCTACGATGTCTACACCGATCAACTCTACGACAG ATGGCAACCAGGATCTACCACAACCGATGTTTATCCTCGTTATCTCAGGAGGTTCAATAATTGGAGTTCTAATCATCACTTTGATAATAACTATTGGAATTAAAATAGG TCGAGATAGATCTCCATCGGTTGAATCAACAAAGTCTTCTAATGCCGCCCTTCCTGATCGTCCACCCTCCTACCTCGAGCCAGATCCAATAAGAACGAACATAAATCAACCATCACATATATATGACACACCAGATGGCTCCGGACTATACCAAAACACCACTGGTGTTGATGGCGGCTTTAGTGAAACACCTGTGATAGGAGATTCCTCGGGATATACAGAGCCGTACCCTTATGCATATTCGTACTTAGATCGACC